A portion of the Paenibacillus marchantiae genome contains these proteins:
- a CDS encoding UDP-N-acetylglucosamine 1-carboxyvinyltransferase — translation MEKLMISGGRPLQGTVTISGAKNSAIALIPAALLAESEVVLDNLPLLSDVAVYAEILEELGARVHWEGSQMKIDPSDIKSIPMPNGPVKKLRASYYMMGALLGRFKEATIGLPGGCNFEPRPIDQHIKGFEALGATVTNEHGSIHLHAKELRGAKIYLDVSSVGATINIMLAATRAKGSTIIENAAKEPEIIDVATLLNSMGASIKGAGTETIRIEGVSELKGCRHSIIPDRIQAGTYMIAAAATRGDVLIDNVIPKHLEALTAKLLEMGVGIEELDESIRVIGKPSYNHVDVKALVYPGFPTDLQSPMTSVLTQATGVSVLSDFVYSNRFKHVPELVRMGAKIRVEGRSAIIEGSALNAAKVKASDLRAGAALVIAGLTVSEGVTEVTGVEFIDRGYDHLVTNLRLLGADVWRETD, via the coding sequence ATGGAAAAATTGATGATTAGTGGCGGACGTCCGTTACAGGGAACTGTAACTATAAGCGGCGCCAAGAACAGCGCCATCGCGCTTATTCCTGCAGCATTGCTTGCCGAGTCAGAAGTCGTGCTGGACAACCTGCCGCTTTTGAGTGACGTGGCGGTTTATGCAGAAATTTTGGAGGAACTCGGGGCTCGTGTACATTGGGAAGGCAGTCAGATGAAGATCGATCCTTCCGACATTAAATCCATTCCTATGCCGAATGGTCCCGTGAAGAAGCTCCGTGCTTCGTATTATATGATGGGAGCATTGCTTGGGCGTTTTAAAGAAGCAACCATTGGTTTACCCGGGGGCTGCAACTTTGAGCCTCGTCCGATTGATCAACATATCAAAGGGTTTGAAGCGCTTGGCGCAACGGTAACAAACGAACACGGCTCCATTCATTTGCATGCCAAAGAGCTACGCGGAGCAAAGATTTATCTTGATGTAAGCAGTGTAGGTGCAACCATTAACATCATGCTGGCGGCTACTCGTGCCAAAGGCTCTACAATTATCGAAAACGCGGCTAAAGAGCCTGAGATTATAGATGTAGCAACACTTTTGAATTCAATGGGTGCCAGCATCAAGGGTGCCGGTACCGAAACGATCCGTATTGAAGGTGTGTCGGAGCTTAAGGGTTGCCGTCATTCCATCATTCCGGACCGTATACAAGCAGGCACGTATATGATCGCTGCGGCTGCAACGCGTGGCGACGTTCTGATTGACAATGTCATTCCCAAACATCTGGAGGCTTTGACGGCAAAGTTACTGGAGATGGGCGTTGGTATTGAGGAGCTGGATGAAAGTATTCGTGTCATTGGCAAACCGAGCTACAATCATGTAGACGTTAAGGCGCTCGTATATCCCGGTTTTCCGACGGATTTGCAGTCCCCGATGACCAGTGTGTTGACACAGGCAACGGGTGTGAGTGTCCTGAGCGACTTTGTATATAGCAATCGATTCAAGCACGTTCCTGAGTTGGTACGCATGGGCGCCAAAATCCGTGTGGAAGGGCGGTCAGCTATTATTGAAGGCAGTGCATTGAATGCGGCCAAGGTAAAAGCATCCGATCTTCGCGCTGGTGCAGCGCTGGTGATCGCAGGTCTCACCGTCAGTGAAGGTGTGACCGAAGTGACAGGCGTGGAGTTTATCGATCGCGGGTACGATCATCTAGTAACCAATCTACGTCTGCTAGGTGCAGATGTGTGGCGAGAAACCGATTAA